A DNA window from Arachis duranensis cultivar V14167 chromosome 3, aradu.V14167.gnm2.J7QH, whole genome shotgun sequence contains the following coding sequences:
- the LOC107477170 gene encoding delta(24)-sterol reductase: protein MNREKNFALNVNENELFVHSLTRFKTPTQSTLTCSHFVAYSLFSCLRSKVMSDLEAPLRPKRKKVWVDYLVQFRWILVIFVVLPISFTIYFLIYLGDVRSEWKSYKTRQKEHDENVKKVIKRLKQRNPSKDGLVCTARKPWIAVGMRNVDYKRARHFEVDLSAFRNILEIDKERMIARVEPLVNMGQISRATVPMNLSLAVVAELDDLTVGGLINGYGIEGSSHLYGLFSDTVVAYEIVLADGRLVRATKNNEYSDLFYAIPWSQGTLGLLVAAEIRLIPVKEYMKLTYKPVVGNLQDIAQAYADSLAPRDGDQEKVPDFVETMVYSPTQAVCMTGKYASKEEAKKKGNKINSVGWWFKPWFYQHAETALKKGTFVEYIPTREYYHRHTRCLYWEGKLILPFADQFWFRFLFGWLMPPKVSLLKATQGEAIRNYYHDMHVIQDMLVPLYKVGNALEWVHREMEVYPIWLCPHKLYKLPVKTMVYPEPGFELHRRQGDTQTAQMYTDVGVYYAPGPVLRGEVFDGAEAVRKMEAWLIENHGFQPQYAVSELNEKNFWRMFDAGLYEHCRRKYGAVGTFMSVYYKSKKGRKTEKEVQEAEQAHLENAYAEVDQPTD, encoded by the exons atgaacagGGAAAAAAATTTCGCCCTCAATGTCAATGAGAATGAGTTGTTCGTTCACTCCCTAACTCGCTTTAAAACCCCAACACAATCTACTCTCACTTGCTCACACTTCGTCGCCTATTCACTATTCAG cTGTTTACGCTCTAAAGTGATGTCTGATCTTGAGGCTCCGTTGCGTCCGAAGAGGAAGAAGGTTTGGGTGGACTATCTTGTTCAGTTTCGATGGATTCTTGTCATTTTCGTAGTCCTTCCCATTTCCTTcactatttattttcttatatacCTTGGGGATGTGAGATCTGAGTGGAAGTCATATAAGACGCGCCAGAAGGAGCACGATGAGAATGTAAAGAAGGTCATCAAACGTCTCAAGCAGAGGAATCCATCCAAGGATGGTCTCGTATGCACAGCTCGTAAACCATGGATTGCAGTTGGGATGCGAAATGTTGACTATAAGAGGGCTCGTCATTTTGAAGTTGATCTATCTGCTTTCAGAAACATTCTTGAAATCGACAAGGAGCGAATGATTGCAAGAGTGGAACCCCTAGTCAACATGGGCCAGATCTCGAGAGCAACCGTCCCAATGAATCTCTCTCTTGCAGTTGTTGCTGAGCTTGATGATCTCACTGTTGGTGGCCttattaatggttatggaattgAAGGAAGTTCCCATTTATATGGCCTGTTCTCTGACACTGTTGTGGCCTATGAAATTGTTTTGGCAGATGGAAGGCTTGTTAGAGCCACCAAAAATAATGAATACTCTGATCTGTTTTATGCTATTCCATGGTCTCAGGGAACACTTGGGCTTCTTGTTGCTGCCGAAATTAGGCTTATTCCTGTCAAGGAGTACATGAAACTAACTTACAAACCTGTTGTTGGTAACCTGCAAGACATTGCACAGGCATATGCCGATTCTTTAGCACCGAGAGATGGAGACCAGGAGAAGGTGCCAGATTTTGTTGAAACAATGGTTTATTCACCAACCCAAGCTGTCTGCATGACAGGGAAGTATGCTTcaaaagaagaggctaaaaaaAAGGGGAATAAGATCAACAGTGTAGGATGGTGGTTTAAACCCTGGTTCTATCAACATGCAGAGACGGCACTGAAGAAAGGAACATTTGTTGAGTACATTCCCACTAGGGAATATTACCACAGACATACGAGGTGTTTGTACTGGGAGGGAAAGCTTATCCTCCCATTTGCTGACCAATTTTGGTTTAGGTTTCTCTTTGGTTGGTTGATGCCACCCAAAGTGTCTTTACTCAAGGCAACTCAAGGTGAAGCTATAAGGAACTATTACCACGACATGCATGTCATTCAAGACATGCTTGTTCCTTTATACAAAGTTGGAAATGCATTAGAATGGGTTCACCGTGAAATGGAG GTCTACCCTATTTGGCTATGTCCACACAAACTGTACAAGTTGCCCGTGAAAACTATGGTTTATCCGGAACCAGGTTTTGAACTACACCGCAGGCAAGGAGATACACAAACTGCTCAAATGTACACAGACGTGGGAGTTTACTATGCACCAGGTCCTGTTTTGAGGGGTGAGGTATTTGATGGCGCCGAAGCTGTTCGCAAGATGGAGGCATGGTTGATCGAGAATCATGGTTTCCAGCCGCAATATGCTGTGTCCGAGCTGAACGAGAAGAACTTCTGGAGGATGTTTGATGCTGGTCTCTATGAGCATTGTAGGAGGAAGTATGGAGCTGTTGGAACCTTCATGAGTGTGTACTACAAATCAAAAAAGGGTCGGAAGACCGAAAAGGAAGTACAAGAAGCTGAGCAAGCACACCTTGAAAATGCTTATGCTGAAGTTGATCAACCAACAGACtga
- the LOC107477171 gene encoding tricalbin-3, whose amino-acid sequence MILRPPSSASFFQFLQASCPCSNEADSKAFLLPFPFSSRKRRKRFLANFGHRKFRRRWTLRLCAIPPEASNRNWNPELVNSAARGAKGYVLKRVSSELEQGNEFNHHQGSQQSQQHVQLGSNFTNFQEDPLVDKLRTQLGVIHPIPSPPINRNVAGLFVFFFFVGVVFDKLWTSRRRNNKVNSVDSLRGVWPQVPTSFSLFLEKDLQRKESVEWVNMVLGKLWKVYRGGIENWIIGLLQPVIDNLKKPDYVERVEIKQFSLGDEPLSVRNVERRTSRRVNDLQYQIGLRYTGGARMLLMLSLKFGIIPIVVPVGVRDFDIDGELWVKLRLIPTEPWVGAVQWAFVSLPKIKFELSPFRLFNLMAIPVLSMFLTKLLTVDLPRLFVRPKKIVLDFQKGKAVGPVAVNTKSGEVQEGNKDSVGELSVTLVDARKLSYIFYGKTDPYVVLNLGDQVIRSKKNSQTTVFGPPGMPIWNQDFHMLVNNPKKQKLSIQVKDSLGFADLTIGTGEVDLSSLKDTVPTDRIVTLQGGWGFLGKGSSGEILLRLTYKAYVEDEEDDKAEMDATDMYASDDELSDLDDGIVTDAMNEIDSMYDTDKESFMDVLAALIVSEEFQGIVASETGFTKVSDNVTKIGSKAPISSSPSPSPSPSPSPVAGSESNPSTSDRSEGFGGSALFWLSVITGIALLIAISMEGSSLFNP is encoded by the exons ATGATTCTTCGGCCACCTTCTTCTGCGAGCTTCTTCCAGTTCTTGCAGGCTTCTTGTCCCTGCAGCAATGAAGCTGATTCCAAAgcttttcttcttccattccCCTTCTCATCCAGAAAGCGCAGAAAACGCTTCCTCGCCAATTTCGGTCACCGGAAGTTCCGAAGGCGATGGACTCTTCGCCTTTGCGCCATCCCTCCCGAAGCTTCTAACCGCAATTGGAATCCGGAACTTGTCAACTCCGCCGCAAGAGGCGCCAAAGGTTATGTGTTGAAGCGAGTTTCGAGCGAATTGGAGCAAGGGAACGAGTTCAACCACCACCAAGGGTCGCAACAATCGCAGCAGCATGTTCAGTTGGGTTCCAACTTCACGAATTTCCAGGAGGATCCTCTTGTTGATAAGCTCAGAACGCAATTAGGAGTAATTCACCCGATTCCGTCGCCGCCAATTAACCGCAACGTTGCTGGTTTGTtcgtgttcttcttctttgtaggtgtTGTGTTTGACAAATTGTGGACTTCAAGAAGGAGGAACAATAAGGTTAACAGTGTGGATAGCTTGCGTGGCGTGTGGCCTCAG GTGCCCACCAGCTTCTCCTTGTTTCTGGAGAAGGACCTTCAGAGGAAAGAGTCGGTGGAATGGGTGAACATGGTGTTGGGGAAGTTGTGGAAGGTGTATAGAGGTGGGATAGAGAACTGGATTATTGGATTGCTTCAGCCTGTAATTGATAACTTGAAGAAGCCTGATTATGTGGAGAGGGTTGAGATTAAGCAATTCTCGTTGGGGGATGAGCCATTGTCGGTTAGGAATGTTGAACGGAGGACTTCTCGTCGGGTGAATGATCTGCA GTACCAGATTGGTCTTAGGTATACTGGTGGAGCTCGCATGCTATTAATGCTTTCTCTAAAGTTTGGCATTATTCCAATTGTTGTGCCTGTTGGTGTTAGAGATTTTGATATTGATGGTGAGCTTTGGGTGAAATTGCGACTAATACCAACAGAACCTTGGGTAGGAGCTGTTCAGTGGGCTTTTGTTTCACTTCCAAAAATCAAGTTCGAATTGTCTCCATTCCGTTTGTTCAACTTGATGG CAATTCCAGTTCTCTCAAT GTTTTTGACTAAACTTCTCACGGTAGATTTACCTAGACTATTTGTACGCCCAAAGAAAATTGTTTTGGATTTCCAGAAGGGAAAAGCTGTTGGTCCTGTTGCTGTTAATACTAAATCTGGAGAAGTACAAGAAGGAAACAAGGATTCTGTTGGAGAACTTTCAGTTACTCTTGTGGATGCCCGAAAGCTTTCTTATATCTTCTATG GCAAGACAGATCCTTATGTTGTTCTTAACCTTGGAGATCAAGTCATACGAAGCAAGAAGAACAGTCAAACAACTGTATTTGGGCCCCCTGGAATGCCAATTTGGAATCAG GATTTTCATATGCTTGTCAACAATCCTAAAAAGCAGAAGTTAAGCATCCAAGTAAAGGACTCACTAGGGTTTGCAGATTTGACTATTGGTACAGGAGAA GTTGATTTGAGCTCTCTGAAAGACACTGTTCCTACGGATAGAATTGTTACTTTACAAGGAGGTTGGGGATTTTTGGGAAAGGGTTCTTCCGGGGAGATATTACTACGGTTGACATATAAAGCATATGTGGAGGATGAGGAAGATGACAAGGCTGAGATGGATGCTACTGATATGTATGCATCAGATGATGAATTGTCTGATTTAGATGATGGCATTGTCACTGATGCGATGAATGAAATAGATTCTATGTATGACACAGACAAAGAGTCATTTATGGATGTTTTGGCTGCACTAATTGTAAGTGAAGAATTCCAAGGGATTGTAGCATCTGAAACAGGATTTACCAAAGTTTCGGACAATGTTACAAAGATAGGTTCGAAAGCACCAATTTCgtcatcaccatcaccatcaccatcaccatcaccatcgcCTGTTGCTGGTTCTGAATCAAATCCTTCTACCTCTGATCGTTCTGAAGGCTTTGGAG GTTCAGCCTTGTTCTGGCTTTCTGTGATTACTGGCATAGCATTACTAATTGCTATCAGTATGGAGGGTTCAAGTTTGTTCAATCCTTAA
- the LOC107477172 gene encoding pentatricopeptide repeat-containing protein At1g09820: MTLGKLGGFTRGPIIQSFCIKAIAELVSKQHWSELKTHLISTKPAELLDQLLDAGVDSKLVLRFFQWSQRELKLSYGLEMTGKVLHSLVKSKCYSKVRSLLHHFVKNEKHTVSSVFHSFSLYCDRSLATTIIIDMLVLAYVRNLEIQAACEAFRQAREYGFKLSATSCNPLLNALVKDNEIGDMEHVYKEMIKRRIKPNLITFNILVSGLCKAGKLNKAEDAIEDMKAWGISPNTVTYSILIDGHCKRGSASKMYKAEAILKEMLANNISPNEVTFNTLIDGYFKDENTLAAKKAFQEMQNQGLKPNVVTYNSMINGLSNNGKLDEAIALRDEMVSLGLKPNIVTYNALINGFCKNKRLNEARKLLDDVIKQGLIPSEITFNTLIDAYCKEGSMEEGYSLCNYMADEGIFPNISTYNCLIAGLCRKQDIRAAKELLNEMESKDLKADTVTYNILIGQWCKEEKSRKAEQLLNEMLHVGLKPNHVTYNTLMDGYCMEGNLKAALNVRTRMEKDGKRANVVTYNVLIKGFCRAGKVEDANRLLNEMLEKGLVPNRSTYDIVRLEMMEKGFVPDIEGHLYNISGMS; encoded by the exons ATGACATTAGGCAAACTTGGTGGATTCACACGAG GTCCAATTATTCAGTCATTCTGCATAAAAGCCATAGCAGAGTTGGTGAGTAAACAGCACTGGTCGGAGCTCAAAACCCATCTGATATCAACCAAACCTGCAGAACTTCTTGACCAGTTGCTTGATGCCGGGGTCGATTCTAAACTTGTTCTTAGGTTCTTTCAGTGGTCTCAAAGAGAACTCAAGCTTTCATATGGTCTTGAAATGACTGGCAAAGTCTTGCATTCTCTGGTAAAATCAAAATGTTACTCCAAGGTCAGGTCCCTTTTGCATCACTTTGTGAAGAATGAGAAACATACAgtttcttctgtttttcattcctTTTCGCTGTATTGTGATCGATCATTGGCAACTACTATAATAATTGATATGTTGGTCCTAGCATATGTCAGAAATTTGGAAATTCAGGCTGCCTGTGAGGCATTTAGGCAAGCTCGAGAATATGGATTTAAGTTGTCTGCTACATCATGCAATCCTTTGTTGAATGCTTTGGTGAAAGACAATGAAATCGGGGATATGGAGCATGTGTACAAGGAGATGATAAAGAGAAGGATTAAGCCTAACCTGATCACATTTAACATTTTGGTTAGTGGTCTCTGTAAAGCTGGTAAGTTGAATAAGGCAGAGGATGCTATCGAAGACATGAAGGCCTGGGGAATTTCCCCAAACACAGTTACCTACAGTATTCTTATTGATGGTCATTGCAAGAGAGGCTCTGCCAGTAAAATGTACAAGGCCGAAGCTATTTTGAAGGAAATGCTTGCTAACAACATCAGTCCAAATGAAGTTACATTCAACACTCTTATTGATGGATACTTTAAGGATGAGAATACATTAGCTGCAAAGAAAGCTTTCCAGGAGATGCAGAATCAGGGACTAAAACCTAACGTAGTTACTTATAACTCCATGATAAATGGTCTATCTAATAATGGCAAGCTAGACGAGGCTATTGCTCTGCGAGATGAGATGGTGAGCTTGGGTTTGAAGCCAAATATTGTTACTTATAATGCTCTTATCAATGGGTTTTGCAAGAATAAGAGGTTGAATGAAGCAAGAAAACTCCTTGATGACGTAATTAAGCAAGGATTGATTCCAAGTGAAATAACATTCAATACGCTGATTGATGCTTACTGCAAGGAAGGATCGATGGAGGAAGGCTATTCACTGTGTAATTATATGGCAGATGAAGGGATTTTTCCAAATATTTCAACCTATAATTGCTTGATTGCTGGCTTATGCAGAAAACAGGACATAAGAGCTGCCAAGGAGCTTCTTAATGAAATGGAGAGTAAGGACTTGAAAGCTGATACTGTAACATATAACATCTTAATAGGTCAATGgtgcaaagaagaaaaatcaagaaaagcTGAACAATTACTAAATGAAATGCTTCATGTGGGTTTGAAACCTAATCATGTAACATATAATACTTTGATGGATGGCTATTGCATGGAAGGAAATCTCAAGGCAGCATTGAATGTGAGGACAAGAATGGAGAAAGATGGGAAGAGAGCTAATGTTGTCACTTACAATGTGTTGATTAAAGGATTTTGTAGAGCAGGGAAGGTGGAAGATGCAAATAGATTACTTAATGAGATGTTGGAAAAGGGTTTGGTCCCAAATCGTAGTACCTATGATATAGTAAGACTTGAAATGATGGAAAAAGGATTTGTTCCAGACATAGAAGGGCACTTGTATAATATCTCTGGCATGTCTTAA